The genomic stretch GGATGTGGATTTGAAGATGCATAGCTTAACAAGTTGAAAAATGATAACTCTGACTTACTAGTTTTGTTTACTAGTACTCATGATGTAGGATGAAATTCTGCAAACCAACCTGTGGTTAAGAGATTAAAGTAGTTTTTATGGAGTTTAGGGGGTGCTAATATCTCAAACTTCCTTAATCTCCTTTCTGTCACAGTGGTTATGAGCTGTCCATTCACAGTAATGCTTATGAGAACGTACAATAGTAAAACCCATCTTAGCCTGATACTTGTCTGCCCTATGTGTGGGAGAgagatgtttgctttttattttgtgtgtgtgtgtgtatctttAATGTATTGTCTAGATGAAGGCATCCACTCCTATATTTAACTGTGTTGTTAAACTAGTATGCAGCTAGAGAtcagtttaaattttttaatacatctgTTTTCAAAGCCAGCTCATGGGACTCTGAAGCCTAAAAAAGATCTTATCcttatgaaagagaaaaagaaacagaagacactGGAGAAGGAGGTATGAACACATTATGCGAGTGGAGTCCTGTAATGTTTTTCCCActtactgtaataaaaaataacaagctGGTAAAATTAGCCTCCTTTGCATAACGTAGCATACAAGTAGTTTGCAAACAGCTCTGTGCAGAACAGCAATTATCAAATGTTATGGTATGTAGAAAGCACTGCGTTTGTTAATGGAGTTACATTAATTCCTGTTGATTGTGAGCAGCTATGCagccagtcttttttttttttttaaaaaaagaaccaagTCCTATGTTCTCTACCTCAAAAAGGTTCTGTATTATTTAGCAACTGTTTGCTGAGATTTTTGCTTAGTAATTgacataattttaaagtttaagAGGCAGCTAGCTTTTCCTTGTCAGTACACTTCTGTGTACTAATCTCTGCCTCGTGTCTCAAATGTCACATCCTGTTTTTCTGTTCCGCAGCCAAAAAGGAGAGTTGGCTTCTGTTGCAAGTTGAAGCTAAGACTTTTCTGACTCTAACATGTTGTAGTGGCTCAATAGCATAAAATAAGTCAGATGAAATGCTAGGACTGTAAATCTGTGGTGTGTCGTAAGAGAGAATTGTGGTGATTTTGTTACCTCCTTTCCTGTGAATGACAAAGTTGAAGATATGTATTCTCAATGGAGGTTAATACAGTTTGGATACTTAGCCTCTCCAAGAAAACCACAGGTATAAATTAATGATGTAATTTAAGAAGAATaataggaaataaagaaaataactcttttgTTTTAGATTCGTGCATTGGTGAGAGAGCGTGGAGAGCAGGATAAAAAACTTCAGGCTCTGGATGAGGATTTTGTTAAGATTGAAGCAAAGTTGAGTGCTGCAGTTCAGGAGAAAACATCTCTTTTGGCAAATGTTGCATGCCTAAAAAAACAGCTTCTGGAACTAACGAGAACCAATGAACTTCTCAAGTCAAAGGTATTCAGACAAATAAGtgcatctttgcttttcctttgctgttgttAAGCTCCCTGGGCAAGAACAAACACTAGTTGCTGATCAGCATCTGTTTTCTTGTTCCCTGTGCCCCTTCACTGGCACAGGGATAGAGCATGTCTGGTTTGGGATTTTGTGCGCTTCTGtctaaagagagagagggacCTACTAACATCCATCTCAAGGATGGGTAGAGATAAGTGTtgtgggtgggagggggacACTTTTAAAGAGTGTGAAGAGTAATTCATTTGAAGGAGTTATGCTTAGTGGTTTTTATATTCATCTCTAATAAGCTGTCTGAAGATggcatgcagaagaaaatgagcaGCCTATGCATGGAGTTAATGAAGCTCAGAAACAAGAGGGATGCTAAGGAAAAGGTATGACCACTTGCACTGCACAGGATAGTAATTCTGAGCTGTTCAGGAACAGACAATGAAGGGCTTACCACAGAACTGCAGATCATGTGTTTTTTCTGTCCTCAGTAGTTTCTTCTACTTTCTGTAGcgtgaaaacagagaaagatctAACAATGAATGTTATTGATTTTGCTGTTGATGCACAGAGTAAATCTGAGTTAAAGTAAGGAAGCCTAGAAATACCTCTGTTGCAATATCAATCTGTTGGTCAGacttaatttctttgaaaactaGTGGTCCTAGGTATAGTTTGAAACTCTTCTGCATGTTTGCAGTTTTTgggttgtggtggtggtggttttacGAAATGGCTAATATATTTACAAAGGGGTACTTGGAATCACATTTAGTGTAGTGGCAAGCACTATCGTTAAATTGTAGctacaaattaatttcagtttacCACTGTCTCTTAGAcgatggatttcttttttttactaaatCTCATTTTGGTGgtaatatttgtctttttttttttttaagattgcaTTTGCAAAGCAGGAAGACATGGAAGTGAAGTTGCAGGAAGTGCAAAGGAATCTAGagcattcaaaaggaaaagtagCACAGTTAGAAGAGAAACTGTAAGTAGTAAGGAAGGGAATTGACTTGGATGGTATTATATCATCTAGCTGTGCTTACATGCTTACACCTTATGGTAGGCACATAGTTTAGGGAAAATACTGGTGGTCTCCCTACtaagaaggaacagaaataattagCATTTGTAAGCTGGAATAAATTTGATGGAATGAAGTTCTAGGAACTGCTGTGTTCTTATAAAATGAACATACAAAATATTGTTCCTTTAGTGTATCTAACCTTTTTCCAAAAGCCTGTATTGTCTCAACCCTTTGTCTTCCAGCATGGTGTGGGTAGAGTTTTCATTGGTATggagtggggagggaagaatTGTCTTGAGAAAAGGATTGTTGTTCATCTTGGACCAAGACATTCATGTAGATTGGATAATTCAGTGTCTGGCCCTTTAGACTATTAAGTTAGGAATAAGCAAGAATGAAAAAGTGTTGGGCCAGGAGTTGAGATCCTAATTCAGTAGCCAGGCATTTGACACAAATTTGATGGACGTGTGTGTATTCTCCAGCTAAGTGTATTGAAGAGTTGTTGTGGTGCCTTCAAAGTTGCTTCATAGCAGCCGCGTTCTCTGAAGAAAGGCAACTACCGAGTGTTTTGGCTTAAGCAGCTgtagaaagaagcagaagagagagTTCCAAATCAATGCTTTCTATTCTGCCCAAATAATGTCATTTGCTGCACAGGAACAGTGCACTACCATATAGGCTATTTCTGAGGATGGTAATCTAAGGAGGATGAACTTATAAGGTATATTAAGTCAATTTTGCACTGCAGCATCCTTCTTaagctttctgcttttacttAACATCCAAGTGCTCAAATACGAGTAGAATTTCTATATTTATGTTAAAGTTAAAATACACAAAGGTAATAATACAGGTAGTGCAATtcagaaagggaggaaatgaTAATTTGTCTAGCTAATGCAGCTGTTCTAGCATTCTTGCTTGTGGCAGAATATAGCTCAGCATCTTTACTACTACTCCTAAGTCGTGATTCAATGGTTTATTTCTATTTGCTTATCTGTAAACAAACAGCTTACAAGTAGCTCTGAATTTGTTTAAATACATCCATCATGAAAACCTCCTGGCTTTAGGTCTGCtactgagagagagaaagttgAAGAAAAGTCTGACACTGACAAACTCCTGGAATATATCACAGAGCTCAGGTAACAACAAATTGTTCTTGAGTTGGACTGGGTAAGTTAAAAGCCAGTAAAACTAAGCCTCGTTTATGACTGGTGAAGTAGTACCTTGGCAACAATTCTGTTTAACAGTATTAAAatagagggggaaaagaaatcagGTATTTTTCCACACAATGGAAAGGAGTCATaagatgttattttaattatctGTCTAAATgtctctgtgcttttccaggCTAAGCAATACTACTGGAAGAGCTTTGTATCAGGGTCCTGAAATCATGTTTTTAGCCTGAGTTACTTGTACATAAATCAAGCTAAATCCTTTTTCTCGAAGGTACTGTCAGTAATGTCTTTTAGCCCTCGCTTGTAAAACAATGCATGGTAGGGCAAAAAAACACACAATCTTGGCTTCCAGTGAACTTTCCAATACTCCAACTTGTCTTTAAGAGCTGCGATGAATTATGTATGTATGAGCATCAGTCTGATTCTAAAAATTACTAATCTGGTGTTTTGTAACTGATTGAAACTCTAACCAGTCTTCACAGTAATGTGTCCCTAGCTCAGAACATGGTGAAAATAcaacagtatttaattttaacttaTTCGCTCTTTGTGCACCCCCACTGTCAATTTAATCATTGAGATACCTCATCAACTGGCTATATATCTTAATATCCTGCTTATTCTTGTAAAATCTGGTTTATTAATGTGTAtgcttttctgtgaaaactcagctttgaaaaaaaaacaccacctgGATGTAGCATTCATCTGTAAATCAATTATAGTGACTAATTCTGTTTTAATGAAACCTTTATATATTATTTGTGTGATTGtgtatgtttctttttaaaaaaaaaatcaatgttgaAATGAATTGCTATTAATGTTAATTAACATGCCTTAATGTGCAAAAACTTGTGTCTGGGAAATTAGGTGAATGCAGTTTTCCTGTTGGAAACCAACAGTCctaagcatttttccttttgtgctgAAGTGTAAGCTTACAAACAAAATTTAGTGGTAACAATACCTGAATTTTCTCCTACAGTAGTGTTGCAGAAACAGCTGAGAAATACAAAGTAGATATTGCCCAGATGGAAGAGACACTGATGAAGAAAGACCAAGATATTGAGCTCCTGAGGGATACTCtcaaaacaaaagaggaagaatCACTTAAACTGATAAAAGAACTTAATGAAAGGTGTCAATTGCTTCAACAAGAAAAAGGTAATTGTTAGTGCTTGTATGCTGTTCCCATATGGGGGAATCACTACCATGTCTTAAAGCACCTCAAATAGGTCAGTTCTAAAAAGTCAATTGACAGGTTTGTTCCGAGTTAAAAGTCATGTCTCTGAGCTCCAGCTGAAAACAACTAGGCATATTTCTAACAGTATGGAAACCACCTTGAATTTGACATCTGTTAAGTCTAAATATTTATTGCCATAGAAGGTTACTAAGGTAGATAGTATAGGATGAAAATTGTTTACATAGTGGGAATGGCTTTAATCTGAAAGGTGAACACAAATTACTTGTTCCTTACTCTTCATTGAGAAGCAGTATGATATTGTCTCAATTCACTGTTAGCAGCTTGTGAGCAAGTTCACTGAGGTATTGGGAATGTGCTTAGGAATCCTTCTTCacctcttttcccccttccccccccccgccccaaactAGCAACTCTGCAGCCTGAGACTGGTAGTCAGTTCTCTGTGTACCACTTGGCTTGTATGTGCCAGTATTATGTGGAAGAAGCTTTGGGGAAATCATTTAGTTGGTTTTCCCCAGCCATACTGCTGTTCTGATGAAGGCAAATGGCTTGATCCAAAGATTCctgctgtttgaaaataattttcaaagtggTTTACTTGCAGCCAATTTTGAGGAGTTTCCAGATGGGTTAAAgatgtgggtttgttttgttttggtgtttttgtttttacccCTTGCTTAGCTTAACTTTAAAGCTAGAATCAAAGTACTATGAAGAATAGATGTTGCAGCTCTTTGAATATAGAGAATGGGATTTGTGTTATATTGATAATTCCTCTGTGCAGAGAAAGAGTTGTTTGAGACCAAAGGAAAATACCTGAGTATGAGTGCTGAAATAgaagacctgaaaaaaaaaattggcttagAAGAACAAGAACACCAAAACCTGCTTCAGAAACATGAGGAAGTGGTCTCTCAGCTGCAGCAAGAGAAGGTAAATACAGACAAATTTTTAGACAAATTTAGACATATTTTTAGACAGCCTAAAAATAGAGTCTAATCCCAATGACTGGCACTAAAGGTTCTGATTTTGGTTACACATGAGATTGTTGTATTAATAATAGTCTAATCTGTGGAATGTACAAGTGGGTGCTGGCCAGCAGAAACTGTGTGTTATCCAATAGATCTAAGAATCATAGCTGGTATGATGGGTGTTATGGTTCCTCCTGTAGATTTGACCTTATTCTTGTGCTTTAAAGTTTGAACACTGCAGATTAGCCTTTAATGTCTAGAGAAGTACTggtacttttaaaatctgtggtCCTTTGGCTTACAGGAGTCATCTGCGTCAATGCACCAGAAGCTACTAGAATTTCAAGATGAGGTAACAAGTGAGAGACAACTTCTTCAAGAGGAGCTGAATGATACAATGAATGAACTGAATAAATTACAtgctaaggaaaagaaagctgagaaatTGGTGAAGCGATTGGAACAAGAAATCAAATCTCAAGCTCTTGAGCTTGCGCAGGTGGAAGTAAAGTTGAAAGGGTTTGTGAAATAAGTTTTCTGATTGtaaagctttgaaagaaaaaaaaaagttaaatcagTAGTATAAACAAAGCTTCTGCACCTCATTCAGGTTTTAAAGAGACCTGAACAGAACTGAACTTATTTCTTCCTGGTTGTTGATTATTGATAGTGATTAGAACTAATCACTATCAAAAATTACTTGAATCAGCTTTATATTGTcttaatttaaaactatttaattaGTATGCTGACACTTGCTTGAAATGCCAGTACTGTAGTAAAGTGATGCTGCTGTGAAGGGCCAACTACATGCATGTTGTATTGGATGTTTCTGCCCTGGAGAGGGCAATGACTAGGAAAGCTTTTCAAGcaagttttttcttcctttcacgTATTGAAAATTTAGTATTAGGTGTTCAAGCTATTCTATAGCTATCTTGGAAAacaaggggagggggaaatgcTTTGGTTAAATCTGTTATGAAGATTGTGCTTTAATACTTGAGAAGTTCTGGCAGAGAAGTTACTGGTTTGTCACAATTAATTTATTGCTGCCGCTGCAAGCCTTCTGTAACTGGTAACAGCATTTGGTAATGTGTTCAGACATACTTATCTGCAGCGTGGAAcgctgaatttttatttcaggaagaaTGCTGAGTTGGAGCAAATCAATGAAATGCACAGTAATGCTGTTCTGCAAATCCAAGAAGAGCATAGCAATACATTGCGTAAACTTGGAAAGACTGTTGCTGAGTTTGAAAGGTATTTAAGTTTCATTAAGATCTAGGACTGGGATTATCTCTAAGATTACAATAAAATATGCTGTTTATTCATGTGCCTTGGTACTTAACACTATATATGAGCATTGGTACAGTATTAGAGCAGAGGATTTTGTGATGGAGTATTTGATGgcattaagaaattaatttatgctttttgaGTACTAGTCAAGTGTAATGATGTATTCAGTATCTAGTTCaggaaactgttttttcttccaaagtgtAACCAATTAGAATACTCAAGTGCTCTTGAATCTCAATGAGAGCTGTAACTAGTGATGGTGTTCTCTTACCACTAAAATCTCTTGCAAAAACACTTCTTGTTTAGGCTCAAAACTTGCACAGAATTGAGATTTGTTTTCCTACAGTTCTTGCAGATCTTTCCTCTCAGATATTCAGGTTGtgaatgtatgtaaaaagaGATACTGTTATTGTTAACTGTGCAACGCACCCATGAAGGATCCACTGGCGTGTTAGCCAGTGCAAGCTGCAGAGAGTAGGTCTTCTGGTGTTTTAAATAAGCTTCAGATATAGTagatcttttctgttttaaaatacctaccaaaatgtgaaaatacctgTATCGCAGAATTTGTCATAGTGTTACTGCTTATGGCTTGATGGAAAAGTGTGGGGTtttacttggggttttttttgttgtttgtttgggtttgattttgttttattttgttttttttaaacttttgattTATCAGTGCCCGGACACTGCCATATCTCCAGATTATAAAAACTCTTCTACATGTTAGCATGAGCTTGTATTGCTCTTTTAAGGCCTGAACATGTCAATCTGTATTTTGCCTAAAATaacaagatttttcttatttgcattGTAATACCAGCTACAAGAAGACAGTAGCTGAAGAAATACAGAGTCTTAAACTGGAGAACACCTCTCTGCAAGATGAAGTTGccaacctaaaaaaaaaaggccaagatAATCTTCAGCTACTTCAGGAAGCAGAATACACTAAGaccaaagcaaaagaagaatgtGCAAGGTACTAGACAGACAAACTTTTCCTTAAGCTAAAGAATGCCAACTAAGGCTTGCCTTCTTAACTAGAATGTAACATGGTGGTCTACCATATAAAATCAGTATTTGGTGTAAGCTtaagtttcttccttttcccagtgCAGAGGGTTGAAAATATTGACAAACAAAATTCATTAAGCTTATATATGCATTAGAAAACTGGTTTGTTCAATCAATTGCTTTGACTTTCTCCTTTGTATGGAACatataggaaaaggaaaatacttaacTGAAATACGTTGTAATATTGTCTTTATCAGAAATATCAGTCACAGTGACTGTTCCACAGATAAGATCCACAGGGGCAGACAAACAAATACCTAACGCAGAGCTTGCCATTTGCCACTCTACTCTGAATGATGTGTCGCCTCAAATCCTGCTGACAAGCAGGTGCCAGTTAACCATCCATGAATTACCACACCGCGGGGAGGTAAACAAAGGTCCTCCCTCTGCCAAATATGAAGCACCACAGTGCAGCTGATAAGTAGTAACACCCAAGAAGTCGTCTTGGGTCACTAGCTGAGGACGTGTTTCTCTGACTGTAACAGCAGCTTAGCGGTGTATGTTCTCTTTCCAGCTCACTGTGCAGAACATGAGAAAGTCCCTTGCTGTGGGCAAGTAACTGACTATTTGAGGAAATTGGGGAGTTTGGTCTTAAAAGGTCCCGGTGTACTATCACCTGTATTAGGCAACTGTGGTAACTGCTTGTACATGAGTTGCATTATGGAAAATACTGTGTATGTGCTGGAAGATTTCCTTCCCCACTTCTTTTAATGTAGTTCCTAGCTAGCTTCTAAAGCTGAAGCTGGATTTAAATCACAACTATGCTCTAACGTTTTTAACTGTTGCATGTGGATAAATCACTTGCTCAACTGCATTAGAATGCTGCTTTGGCCAAACTGAATTGGGCACTTATGATCTTCCCAACACTTATCTCCTTGGTGATTTATCAAATGCTTCTGTAAAGTTTTGTAATGCTCCTGCTGTCTTGTTCACCCATAGCCAGTATACTAAGATTGTCCAAAGGACAATTACTCCTTATCCCAGCTTATTTTAACACATCTGTGCCGCTTAAGATgttgctctttctttcctccccacctGCTTAATATTGCTTCCAGTTTTTATTAGAgctggtaaaagaaaaacaactgaagaGTTATTTCCTGTTTGATTTCCTGGTTGTGTGTGGCATGGAAGGAATTCTTAGTCTCCACCTAGGTGATATAACCAACAGCTGAGtttggagagggaagggaatgCTTTTAGGTGTATAGTTTTTGAACCCTTGAGTGTATCCACACTAAACAGTCTTGACTAGTTTCTGCTTAAGCAAACTTCTGCATGTAAAGTCTAACTACTAAAGTGTCTTCCTCTAAAAGCTACTGACATTAAACAGCCATAAATAAGAAACATAGGATCTTTCCTTGCTTCAAAAGTACTGCTTGCTTCCTCATAGAAGTTAATGTTGTACATCTTGAACTTGATTGCTTTCTGTATTGCTGTTCTTCTCTTATAGCACTGTTTGTGCAAgcctttatttctgttcttctgctAACAGCTTTTCAATCATGgttacttttgttttcagattagagtaatgtaaaaaataaaataaatttaaaggtTCATTAAGGATGGATGATATTTTCCTCAGGATGCTTTTAGAAGTCCAGACAAAGCTTGCActaaaagaagcagaaacagagagaacaaAAGTGTCTTACCTTGCACAAATGACTAAACTTCAGGAAGAACTGGAAGAGCAAACTGAAGATCTGAAAAGGAAACTGGAAGCAGAAAGATCAAGGTGACTTTTGTCAAACTAAACCTGCATATTGTAGCACATCAAAGTTTTAGTGCAAAGAAGTGCTGAAAGCTAATGATGAACATAATGAAACTCCTCTTCTTGCTTTTTAGGAAAACCATAAATGAAGATGTGACCTCTAGCTTAAAAGAAGAGATAAAGACCTGGCGTACTCTATATGAAGATTTATATAACAAAACTAAGCCTTTTCAGGTATGTTATGAAGTAGGTGTTTATTAGTATACCTTGACTTAAGACTTGTGCAGTTGAATCAAGTTCTGTTCTTGAGCAGTAAACATGCTATTTCCCATTCTAAGGCATTTATCCTGCAACCATTTCCTGAGGTGCTGTCCCTTGAGCCAGCTATTCCCCTTCCCAAACCTATCTTTCTTTATAGATTTCAGTTCAATAACAAgctattttaaagatttctcAAAGAttcaatatatatatttcagcaaCAGCTAGATGCATTTGAAGCAGAGAAGAATGCACTCTTAAATGAGCATGGTGCAGCCCAAGAAGAACTGAATAAACTAAGTGATGCATATGCTAAACTACTTGGCCACCAGAACCAGAAGCAAAAAATCAAGCATGTTATGAAGTTGAAGGAAGACAATACCCACCTGAAGCAGGTTTGTGAAATGGAAAGTTAGAAATCTGTTATTCGTTTGCTtgattcctttgtttgtttctctaaaCATTTATAGACTAGTCCTGCAAACTACTTGCTTTCTATGGTTCTTAAATTCCCTGCAAGAGCTAGATTAGAACAAACCACCAGTCTCCAGAAACACTAAGATAATCTGTTTCAGTTTCAGCTGAATATATGTTACATAGAGCTATCACCAGTGCAAATAACCACCCCTACTTCTAGCTTGGTTGGTTTTTCTTACCTCTTTTGGAGGTTCTAGACTTCGTAAACTAGCTGCTGAAAGCAGCACTGGAAAGTTTCAGGCTACCATACTACTTAGTGGTGTTATACAGCAATTATACAGTGGTGCTGGTTTCTCTACACCTGTATGGTTTGCGTTTTAATGCCACCAATAATTTTGTGTATGTACGTTTTATGCTTAGCATTAGTCAAAAGGGCTACTTCAGTAAATCATGAAGCGggcttttctcctgttcttaATCTAACTTTCAGCtattatgttttctttaggaTGTCTCAAAACTGCGTGCATTgctagcaaaagaaaagcaaaccaacaGAGATCTTCAGGAGCAACTATGTGCAATTCAGGGCATTAGGCGTTTTGATCCTTCCAAAGCCTTCCAGCATGATAGCAAGGAAAACATTCCTCCAAAAACTCCTCTTAAAGAAGGTAAGCTTAGATTAGATATTGATGTAGCCATGTCCTCGTACCTCCTAAACTCAACCAAAGAAGGTATTGACAGTCTTGCATAGTCTGCTGTatttggggaaaggaggagaatgGCATCTCTTGTGTGTTTCACAGCAGATGTTGGAAGGCTGAATCAATGGGGCACTTCCAGTGTATGGTTTGCTGTTGTGCTTTCCAGCCCAGTTTCTTACAACCTGACCTGAGCAGGTGGTATGTCAGGTCAGACAACAGAAAGTGTGTTTGGTAGGGGAGAAGGAGTGGGTTACAGGGAAGCAGCTGGGTTGCTTGATCTTGTAAGATGTGAACTTTGCTTTGCTACTGTTTATCACCTACAATCTTCCTTCTGTCATACAGCTATCCATTACAGCCAGTCAGGTGGCAGGCTGTGTCTCCTGCATGGGTGGTAGGGGTGGAAGTGGCTCAGCCAGAGGTTTGAGCCCTGGTTCTTTAGCTGCTACCTGGTGGGTCCTTATACTGCTGCAGGTGTAAAGGTAAGATGCAAAAGGCCTGCAGATGAATGTAGAGTAGAGGGAAGCATGGCAAGCACGTAGGGGTGCACAAAGGGTAGCAGTGTGGGAGGGTATAGATCTCACCCAGACCTTCATTTTACAGTATATTCCAGGGTCTGAAATTCTGTCTTGCCTGTTATGTGGAGTGTAGTaccttcttccccccccagcaAACAAATAATTACTTGATGTGGTGGGACCAGTAGTGAAAAACCCAAACTTAGTAATGTTCTTCCATTGCAGgtagtaaaaacaaaatttaatctCTCCTTGGtgttaagaaaaatatcatAAATCGCCAATAAATTCATGTGCTACTGAAGACTTCAACAGACTACTTGTTCAAGGTGGACTTGGATGGTGTATACATTACAGATTAGTAGTAGTACTAGAGAAATGGTCTAAAATggtacatttttagaaaaactaTTTACACTCTTACTGAGAAGCCACAGGTGGCTGCATGTTCCAGACTCCTAGTAACATCGTTGCACTCTTGAACTCTGAAGAGTGTTcactgtttcactttttttgtatgCTGAAGGTGCTTAGCTTCATTTCTACAGAGCAGCTTCGGTTCAGAAAAGGGTGAATAAGCGCTGGAGAAGAAGGATGACAGATGAAATCTGATTTcatataagattttttttgcatctaTCTCATGTATACAATTTtatgttaaattaattttgctgtttatgGTTACTTCAATACCAATGGCAGGCATGCTGCCAAGAGACCCTTTTCCTCTGCGGCCTACATAATGTAGAACCAATGTAGAAAATTGGAATGTACAGTTAGTTTTTATATTCTTAATGGTATCTATATTCAGGACATGCTGATTTAAATCCTGGGGCTAGATATTGCAGCTGTTGATCTTCAGAAGAGGATTTTTCAGGTCAAACTCAAATTGACTGCATTTATGTAAACGTCTGCATACTGTGATTAAGATTAGTGCTTTAAGAGACATGTCTATTTTATGAGTGTTGTGCTCACTGGGCTTTTAAATTGTCATATCTTTGTAGCCAACGTTGTAATTGATCAATGTTAAGTGAAGGGGAATAACAACAGAACTTGTCTTAATTGGGTGGGAGGATACCTACTGTACAGGCATTCACATTGTACAGACTTGAATTTTGGCAGGGTGGAAAGGATCTGTTTAACTGCATCTAAAATTAAGAACGTTTTAGcacaataaaaattttaaattaaagaatttGTCTATTTCCTTCATAAATCAGGgataaaaaccaaactaaaattACATCATGTAATTGACATAATGTTCTTTGTTCGAGGCTTAAATCTTCATAACAAAGACCAATGTCGGTCTTGCTCAGACTATATATTTTCTAAtcttacagaaattatttagctGAGCTGTACAATACATATAACCTCTAATTCCCTTATCCTCTCATTTCCTGTGAATTTCTCATTATACAAAAGTAAATACTGAAACTTAAGTGAAATGTGGAACTCTGTTTCTGTTATTGTATCTACTAATATCCTGCATATGGGTGCTGCAGAGAGTACACAAAGCTTAGAATGTTGAC from Buteo buteo chromosome 24, bButBut1.hap1.1, whole genome shotgun sequence encodes the following:
- the HMMR gene encoding hyaluronan mediated motility receptor encodes the protein MAFSRAPLRRFNESSVCTPLQGSYDAKSSGALKSSLFSETCQRVRKQKGEVNLNSEKSAPTPVTGRRLTSLGSTPAHGTLKPKKDLILMKEKKKQKTLEKEIRALVRERGEQDKKLQALDEDFVKIEAKLSAAVQEKTSLLANVACLKKQLLELTRTNELLKSKLSEDGMQKKMSSLCMELMKLRNKRDAKEKIAFAKQEDMEVKLQEVQRNLEHSKGKVAQLEEKLSATEREKVEEKSDTDKLLEYITELSSVAETAEKYKVDIAQMEETLMKKDQDIELLRDTLKTKEEESLKLIKELNERCQLLQQEKEKELFETKGKYLSMSAEIEDLKKKIGLEEQEHQNLLQKHEEVVSQLQQEKESSASMHQKLLEFQDEVTSERQLLQEELNDTMNELNKLHAKEKKAEKLVKRLEQEIKSQALELAQVEVKLKGKNAELEQINEMHSNAVLQIQEEHSNTLRKLGKTVAEFESYKKTVAEEIQSLKLENTSLQDEVANLKKKGQDNLQLLQEAEYTKTKAKEECARMLLEVQTKLALKEAETERTKVSYLAQMTKLQEELEEQTEDLKRKLEAERSRKTINEDVTSSLKEEIKTWRTLYEDLYNKTKPFQQQLDAFEAEKNALLNEHGAAQEELNKLSDAYAKLLGHQNQKQKIKHVMKLKEDNTHLKQDVSKLRALLAKEKQTNRDLQEQLCAIQGIRRFDPSKAFQHDSKENIPPKTPLKEGSKNKI